A genomic region of Raphanus sativus cultivar WK10039 chromosome 6, ASM80110v3, whole genome shotgun sequence contains the following coding sequences:
- the LOC108813843 gene encoding E3 ubiquitin-protein ligase ORTHRUS 2: protein MNREDVQLPCDADDVCMRCKAKIPSEECLTCGTCVTPWHVACLRSPPSTLASTQSWECPDCSGDVVDPAPVSGLNPGGLSLVAKVRAIEADASLNEAQKAKKRQQLVSGGKAVEEEEEKKEEESSSDDFLVSLRKNVSCSICLHLPERPVTTPCGHNFCLKCFQKWVVGKRKPTCVTCRASIPKKVADNPRINSILVSAIRLAMVSKSTTVSNTKTYQFIRNMDRPEKAFTTERAKKTGKANACSGRIYVTVPSDHFGPILAENDPERNQGVLVGESWEDRQECRQWGAHFPHVAGIGGQSSHGAQSVALSGGYKDDEDHGEWFLYTGSGGRDLTGNKRTNKDQAFDQKFTKSNEALRISCKMGYPVRVVRSHKEKRSAYAPAEKSVRYDGVYRIEKCWRKVGVQGKRVCRYLFVRCDNEPAPWTSDEHGDRPRPLPSIPELKKATEMFVRKESPSWDFDEADGRWKWMKSPPASKKAIAALDPAERKRARKGAGNNRDKFLKEFGCQICREVMSSPVTTPCAHNFCKECLTGKFAGITQVRQRSRGGRTLRAQKNVMKCPCCPNDISDFLQNPQVNRELMDVIEEVKKKKELEEREDEVNSENSAEGGGNTGSEEEEEDQEEEEEEDEEEEEEDEEEVHVSEDEPAAKKIKLSA, encoded by the exons ATGAATCGCGAAGACGTTCAACTCCCCTGCGACGCCGATGACGTATGCATGCGCTGCAAAGCCAAGATCCCCTCCGAAGAGTGCCTCACGTGCGGCACGTGCGTCACTCCCTGGCACGTGGCGTGTCTCCGATCCCCTCCCTCCACCCTCGCCTCCACCCAGTCTTGGGAGTGCCCCGACTGCTCCGGCGACGTCGTCGATCCCGCCCCTGTCTCCGGCCTAAACCCCGGCGGCTTGAGTCTGGTGGCCAAGGTCCGCGCGATCGAGGCCGACGCCTCTCTGAACGAGGCCCAGAAAGCCAAGAAGAGGCAGCAGCTGGTTAGCGGCGGCAAAGCCGtcgaggaggaagaggagaagaaagaggaagagtCGTCATCAGATGACTTTCTCGTTTCCCTTCGAAAGAACGTTAGCTGCTCTATATGTCTCCACTTGCCTGAGAGGCCCGTTACG ACACCGTGCGGGCACAATTTCTGTCTAAAGTGTTTTCAGAAATGGGTTGTTGGCAAAAGGAAGCCAACATGCGTGACGTGTCGAGCTTCGATACCCAAGAAGGTGGCGGATAATCCCAGAATCAACTCCATCCTCGTCTCGGCTATCCGTCTAGCCATGGTCTCCAAGTCCACTACTGTTTCGAATACGAAAACTTACCAGTTCATCAGAAACATGGACCGGCCTGAGAAGGCGTTTACTACAGAGAGGGCTAAGAAGACGGGGAAGGCTAACGCTTGTAGTGGGAGGATATACGTGACCGTGCCGTCTGATCATTTTGGGCCTATTTTGGCGGAGAATGATCCGGAGAGGAACCAGGGCGTTTTGGTTGGGGAGTCTTGGGAGGATAGACAGGAGTGTCGGCAGTGGGGAGCTCACTTCCCGCATGTTGCTGGGATTGGTGGACAGTCGAGTCATGGAGCTCAGTCTGTGGCGCTCTCTGGAGGTTACAAGGATGATGAGGATCATGGAGAGTGGTTTCTCTATACTGGAAG TGGAGGAAGAGATCTGACGGGGAACAAGAGAACCAACAAAGATCAGGCGTTTGATCAGAAGTTTACAAAGTCAAATGAAGCTCTGAGGATTAGTTGCAAAATGGGCTATCCTGTAAGGGTTGTCAG GTCTCACAAGGAGAAGCGTTCTGCGTATGCCCCTGCGGAGAAAAGTGTGAGATACGATGGAGTCTACAGGATTGAAAAGTGCTGGCGAAAAGTTGGAGTTCAG GGCAAGAGAGTTTGTCGTTACCTTTTTGTCAGGTGTGACAACGAACCAGCCCCATGGACCAG TGATGAGCATGGTGATCGTCCACGACCTCTGCCTTCTATTCCAGAGCTTAAGAAGGCTACTGAGATGTTTGTGAGAAAGGAAAGCCCATCATGGGATTTTGAT GAAGCTGATGGTCGTTGGAAGTGGATGAAGTCTCCACCTGCTAGCAAAAAGGCGATTGCTGCTTTGGATCCTGCAGAGAGGAAGAGGGCGAGGAAGGGGGCAGGAAACAATAGGGACAAATTTCTCAAAG AATTTGGTTGCCAAATCTGTCGGGAAGTCATGAGCTCTCCTGTGACGACGCCTTGCGCTCACAACTTCTGCAAGGAATGCCTAACTGGTAAATTTGCTGGGATAACTCAAGTGAGGCAGAGAAGCAGAGGTGGGCGCACTCTACGTGCACAGAAGAACGTCATGAAATGTCCTTGCTGCCCAAATGACATTTCTGACTTCCTTCAGAACCCACAG GTGAATAGGGAATTGATGGATGTGATAGAggaggtgaagaagaagaaagagttgGAGGAGCGAGAAGATGAAGTAAACTCTGAAAATTCCGCTGAAGGAGGAGGAAACACAggatctgaagaagaagaagaagatcaagaggaagaggaggaagaagacgaagaagaggaggaagaagacgaagaagaggTTCATGTTTCCGAAGATGAGCCAGCAGCCAAGAAGATCAAACTCTCAGCTTAA
- the LOC108809497 gene encoding extensin, producing MVSWLSSLVIAVTFTSLFTGLSARHLLQSTPATQPPVTTTFPPLPKPTMPPPMPSSLPQPTLTQPAAFPPLPNTQIPSFPNPTQPINIPNFPQINIPNFPISIPNNFPFNIPTSIPTIPFFTPPPSK from the coding sequence ATGGTTTCTTGGCTATCATCTCTCGTCATTGCAGTGACATTCACTAGCTTATTCACTGGTCTATCTGCTCGCCATCTTCTCCAATCAACACCAGCCACTCAACCACCGGTTACAACAACATTCCCACCTCTTCCCAAACCCACAATGCCACCACCAATGCCTTCTTCGCTTCCTCAACCAACTCTTACTCAACCTGCAGCGTTTCCACCATTACCAAACACACAGATACCTTCTTTTCCTAACCCAACACAACCGATTAATATCCCAAACTTCCCACAAATCAATATCCCTAATTTCCCAATTAGCATTCCAAACAATTTCCCCTTTAATATTCCCACCAGCATTCCCACCATCCCTTTCTTTACTCCACCACCTTCCAAGTGA
- the LOC108813413 gene encoding mitochondrial uncoupling protein 5 yields the protein MGLKGFAEGGIASIVAGCSTHPLDLIKVRMQLQGEASSIQTNLRPALAFQTSTALHAPPPPRVGIITIGSRIITQEGTRALFSGVSATVLRQTLYSTTRMGLYDILKTRWTDPDTKSIPLTRKLAAGFIAGGIGAAVGNPADVAMVRMQADGRLPLVDRRNYKSVLDAIAQMVRGEGVASLWRGSSMTINRAMLVTASQLATYDSVKETILEKGVMRDGLATHVASSFAAGFVASVASNPVDVIKTRVMNMKVEAGKTAPYKGAVDCALKTVRAEGIMALYKGFLPTVSRQAPFTVIMFVTLEQVKKVFKDFDF from the coding sequence ATGGGTCTCAAGGGTTTCGCTGAAGGAGGGATCGCATCGATCGTAGCGGGTTGTTCGACCCACCCGCTCGATCTAATCAAGGTCCGAATGCAGCTCCAAGGCGAAGCGTCCTCAATTCAGACAAACCTCCGACCAGCCCTCGCTTTCCAGACTTCCACCGCACTCCACGCGCCTCCTCCTCCGCGCGTGGGTATCATAACCATCGGATCTCGCATCATCACACAAGAAGGCACTCGCGCTCTCTTCTCCGGCGTCTCCGCCACCGTCCTCCGTCAGACTCTCTACTCCACGACTCGTATGGGCTTATACGACATCCTCAAAACCAGATGGACCGACCCGGACACCAAATCCATACCTCTGACCCGCAAACTCGCCGCCGGATTCATCGCCGGAGGTATCGGAGCCGCCGTCGGAAACCCCGCCGACGTCGCCATGGTGCGCATGCAAGCCGACGGGAGGCTACCTTTGGTCGACCGGAGAAACTACAAGAGCGTTCTTGACGCGATCGCGCAGATGGTCCGCGGCGAAGGCGTCGCGTCTCTGTGGAGAGGATCGTCGATGACGATCAACAGGGCGATGCTCGTGACGGCGTCGCAGCTGGCCACGTACGACTCGGTGAAAGAGACGATCTTGGAGAAAGGGGTGATGAGGGACGGGCTAGCGACTCACGTGGCGTCGAGTTTCGCGGCGGGGTTCGTGGCTTCGGTGGCGTCGAACCCGGTGGATGTGATCAAGACGAGGGTGATGAATATGAAGGTGGAGGCGGGGAAAACGGCGCCGTATAAGGGAGCGGTTGATTGCGCGCTGAAGACGGTGAGAGCGGAAGGGATCATGGCTTTGTACAAAGGGTTTCTGCCGACGGTGTCGAGACAAGCGCCCTTCACGGTGATCATGTTTGTGACGCTTGAACAAGTTAAGAAGGTGTTCAAGGACTTTGACTTTTGA
- the LOC130496886 gene encoding protein ALWAYS EARLY 2-like, translated as MIAPILHGKVSTNISSSPHQTNQPCIVNCSKGRESEIQRALALQHALDEKEMEPEMLKIVKGSKDKSASNGGCSYQGCIICEGRRRCHQNPSPSDASKPKANNDFISQDGSEKNEAQMPSELITSCVASWFMIQVCAYSSLVRL; from the exons ATGATTGCTCCTATTCTCCATGGTAAAGTATCAACCAACATTAGTAGTAGCCCACATCAGACTAATCAGCCATGTATCGTAAATTGTAGCAAAGGACGTGAATCTGAGATTCAACGAGCACTTGCGTTACAGCATGCTTTAGATGAGAAG GAAATGGAGCCTGAGATGCTAAAGATTGTCAAGGGTTCAAAAGACAAGAGTGCAAGCAATGGTGGATGCAGCTATCAAG GCTGCATCATCTGTGAAGGAAGGAGAAGATGCCATCAAAATCCATCTCCCTCAGACGCATCAAAGCCTAAGGCTAACAACGATTTCATCTCACAAGATGGTTCAGAGAAAAACGAGGCTCAAATGCCTTCAGAGCTAATCACATCCTGTGTTGCCTCTTGGTTCATGATTCAGGTTTGTGCATATTCAAGTCTTGTAAGATTGTAG
- the LOC108806119 gene encoding cyclin-D2-1 isoform X2 → MAENLTCGETSDSWITDDDVSCGGGGFMNDELFSKDHNFNVNGSNPMMIGEERIREMLEREVEFLPGPDYLKRLRSGDWELRVRNQALDWILKVCAHYSFGTLCICLSMNYLDRFLTSYELPRDKTWAVQLLAVSCLSLAAKMEESDVPQTVELQVGDPEFVFEAKTVKRMELLVLNTLNWRLQALTPFSFIDHFIYKTNGHVSENLIYRSSQFILNTTKAIEFLDFRPSEIAAAAAASVAISGEVNCIDDEKPMSNVTYVKQERVKACLNLMRDLTGEDVTGATLSPQQPRLVARVVPVSPIGVLEATCLSYKSDERTVESCTSSSQSSPDTNNNNNSNKRRRKQ, encoded by the exons ATGGCTGAGAATCTCACTTGTGGAGAAACCAGCGATTCATGGATCACTGATGATGACGTCAGCTGTGGCGGCGGCGGATTCATGAACGATGAACTTTTTAGTAAAGACCATAACTTTAACGTCAACGGATCAAACCCGATGATGATAGGAGAAGAGAGGATCAGAGAGATGCTGGAGCGAGAGGTTGAGTTCTTGCCAGGACCTGATTACCTCAAGAGGCTGCGTTCTGGGGACTGGGAGCTGCGTGTTAGGAACCAAGCTCTGGATTGGATTCTAAAG GTTTGTGCTCATTACAGTTTTGGAACACTCTGCATATGTCTGTCCATGAACTACTTGGATCGGTTCTTAACATCCTATGAACTGCCA AGAGACAAGACATGGGCTGTTCAGTTGCTAGCTGTCTCTTGCCTATCATTAGCAGCTAAAATGGAAGAATCAGATGTGCCTCAAACTGTTGAGTTACAGGTGGGAGATCCCGAGTTTGTTTTTGAGGCCAAAACGGTTAAAAGGATGGAACTTTTGGTACTCAACACTTTGAATTGGAGACTGCAAGCTCTAACTCCATTCTCCTTCATTGACCATTTCATCTACAAGACCAACGGCCACGTGTCAGAGAATTTGATCTATAGGTCATCACAGTTCATCTTGAACACCACTAAAG CAATTGAATTCTTGGACTTCAGGCCTTCTGAGATAGCTGCAGCAGCGGCAGCGTCTGTTGCCATTTCAGGAGAAGTAAATTGCATTGATGATGAAAAACCAATGTCTAATGTAACATATGTTAAACAG GAGAGAGTGAAGGCATGTTTAAATCTGATGAGGGACCTCACAGGGGAGGATGTGACGGGTGCTACATTGTCGCCACAGCAGCCGAGATTAGTGGCAAGAGTGGTACCGGTGAGTCCAATTGGTGTGTTGGAAGCAACATGTCTGAGCTATAAGAGTGATGAGAGAACAGTTGAGTCATGTACAAGTTCCTCACAGAGTAGTCCAGataccaacaacaacaacaatagcaacaagaggaggagaaaaCAATGA
- the LOC108806119 gene encoding cyclin-D2-1 isoform X1 produces the protein MAENLTCGETSDSWITDDDVSCGGGGFMNDELFSKDHNFNVNGSNPMMIGEERIREMLEREVEFLPGPDYLKRLRSGDWELRVRNQALDWILKVCAHYSFGTLCICLSMNYLDRFLTSYELPRDKTWAVQLLAVSCLSLAAKMEESDVPQTVELQVGDPEFVFEAKTVKRMELLVLNTLNWRLQALTPFSFIDHFIYKTNGHVSENLIYRSSQFILNTTKAIEFLDFRPSEIAAAAAASVAISGEVNCIDDEKPMSNVTYVKQQERVKACLNLMRDLTGEDVTGATLSPQQPRLVARVVPVSPIGVLEATCLSYKSDERTVESCTSSSQSSPDTNNNNNSNKRRRKQ, from the exons ATGGCTGAGAATCTCACTTGTGGAGAAACCAGCGATTCATGGATCACTGATGATGACGTCAGCTGTGGCGGCGGCGGATTCATGAACGATGAACTTTTTAGTAAAGACCATAACTTTAACGTCAACGGATCAAACCCGATGATGATAGGAGAAGAGAGGATCAGAGAGATGCTGGAGCGAGAGGTTGAGTTCTTGCCAGGACCTGATTACCTCAAGAGGCTGCGTTCTGGGGACTGGGAGCTGCGTGTTAGGAACCAAGCTCTGGATTGGATTCTAAAG GTTTGTGCTCATTACAGTTTTGGAACACTCTGCATATGTCTGTCCATGAACTACTTGGATCGGTTCTTAACATCCTATGAACTGCCA AGAGACAAGACATGGGCTGTTCAGTTGCTAGCTGTCTCTTGCCTATCATTAGCAGCTAAAATGGAAGAATCAGATGTGCCTCAAACTGTTGAGTTACAGGTGGGAGATCCCGAGTTTGTTTTTGAGGCCAAAACGGTTAAAAGGATGGAACTTTTGGTACTCAACACTTTGAATTGGAGACTGCAAGCTCTAACTCCATTCTCCTTCATTGACCATTTCATCTACAAGACCAACGGCCACGTGTCAGAGAATTTGATCTATAGGTCATCACAGTTCATCTTGAACACCACTAAAG CAATTGAATTCTTGGACTTCAGGCCTTCTGAGATAGCTGCAGCAGCGGCAGCGTCTGTTGCCATTTCAGGAGAAGTAAATTGCATTGATGATGAAAAACCAATGTCTAATGTAACATATGTTAAACAG CAGGAGAGAGTGAAGGCATGTTTAAATCTGATGAGGGACCTCACAGGGGAGGATGTGACGGGTGCTACATTGTCGCCACAGCAGCCGAGATTAGTGGCAAGAGTGGTACCGGTGAGTCCAATTGGTGTGTTGGAAGCAACATGTCTGAGCTATAAGAGTGATGAGAGAACAGTTGAGTCATGTACAAGTTCCTCACAGAGTAGTCCAGataccaacaacaacaacaatagcaacaagaggaggagaaaaCAATGA